Proteins found in one Seonamhaeicola sp. S2-3 genomic segment:
- a CDS encoding inorganic phosphate transporter gives MDNLYTFMIIALAVLAIADLVVGVSNDAVNFLNSAIGSKAVSFKTLMIVASIGVAFGALSSSGMMEIARKGIFVPGEFVFDEIMIIFMAVMITDILLLDFFNTLGLPTSTTVSIVFELLGASVSMALIKITLDDNLSLLDIGNYINNEKAIEIILGILLSVVVAFSVGAIIQYISRLLLSFNFNNKPKLYGAIFSGFAVTSIMYFILIKGIKNATFMSDNFKSLISENTTMVLAIGFTFFTIVSLLIMTLLKTNIYKIIIVVGTFALAVAFAGNDLVNFIGPTTGAYQAYLDFGNPEVNTLGLTAQEFTMESLSNKIYTPTYILLAAGLIMVLTLWFSSKAKAVVKTSVDLSRQDDVKERFEPNFLSRNIVRMSIAASDNFNNLLPNNFKRFTSQQFKEPVISAAIKKEDLPAFDLVRAAVNLMVASVLISLATSMKLPLSTTYVTFMVAMGTSLADRAWGSESAVYRVAGVLNVIGGWFFTALSAFVAAAIMALIIYYGRGYALVALITFALIVLVRNYLNHRKKTKELKAEDSLQKAESSSTQGVILESANNIANVVKRSNRIYTNAVNGLATHNLKVLKKNKTQVGKLTEEIEDLKDNIFYFIKNLDEPSVKASNFYLSILRYLQDMAQSLTYISNTSYKHVNNNHKKLKFSQIKELKEIDDAFEILFNDTRSAFKSGSFDEIGSVLKRKHTLFNLLTDKIQKQVERTRKEESSPKNTTLYFGILLETKDLLTATMSLLEEYYNSHDATVTPASVENEHS, from the coding sequence ATGGACAATCTGTATACTTTTATGATTATTGCTCTTGCTGTTTTAGCAATAGCAGATTTAGTTGTTGGTGTAAGTAATGATGCTGTAAATTTTCTTAATTCAGCAATTGGCTCAAAAGCTGTTTCCTTTAAAACTTTAATGATTGTAGCTAGTATAGGAGTAGCTTTTGGCGCTCTGTCTTCTAGCGGAATGATGGAAATTGCTCGTAAAGGTATTTTTGTTCCAGGTGAGTTTGTATTTGATGAAATCATGATTATTTTTATGGCGGTTATGATAACCGATATTCTTCTGCTAGATTTCTTTAATACTCTGGGACTACCAACATCTACAACAGTTTCTATAGTTTTTGAGCTTTTAGGAGCCTCTGTTTCTATGGCTCTTATAAAAATTACATTAGATGATAACCTGTCTTTATTAGACATTGGAAATTATATTAATAACGAAAAGGCAATAGAAATCATTCTAGGTATCTTGCTGTCCGTTGTAGTAGCTTTTTCTGTAGGTGCTATTATTCAATACATTTCGCGTCTTTTATTATCATTCAACTTTAACAATAAACCCAAACTTTACGGGGCTATTTTTAGTGGTTTTGCGGTAACATCAATTATGTACTTTATTTTAATAAAAGGAATAAAGAATGCCACTTTTATGAGTGATAACTTTAAAAGTTTAATTTCAGAAAATACCACAATGGTTCTTGCTATTGGTTTTACCTTCTTTACAATAGTTTCATTACTAATTATGACCCTACTTAAAACCAATATTTACAAAATTATTATTGTTGTAGGTACATTTGCTTTAGCAGTAGCTTTTGCAGGTAATGATTTAGTTAACTTTATAGGGCCTACAACAGGTGCTTATCAGGCTTATTTAGACTTTGGAAACCCAGAAGTAAATACACTTGGCTTAACAGCTCAAGAATTTACTATGGAAAGTCTTAGTAATAAAATCTACACGCCTACATACATATTGTTAGCAGCAGGTTTAATTATGGTCTTAACCTTATGGTTTTCTAGTAAAGCTAAAGCCGTTGTAAAAACATCGGTAGATTTATCTAGACAAGATGATGTTAAAGAACGTTTTGAACCTAACTTTTTATCTAGAAACATTGTTAGAATGTCTATTGCCGCATCAGATAATTTTAACAACCTTTTACCAAACAATTTTAAACGTTTTACATCTCAGCAATTCAAAGAACCTGTTATTTCTGCTGCCATTAAAAAAGAAGATCTTCCTGCTTTTGATTTAGTTAGAGCAGCTGTTAACCTTATGGTTGCAAGTGTGTTAATTTCTTTAGCTACCTCAATGAAATTACCTTTATCAACTACATATGTTACATTTATGGTAGCCATGGGAACCTCTTTAGCCGATAGAGCTTGGGGAAGTGAAAGTGCTGTTTATAGAGTAGCAGGCGTTTTAAACGTTATTGGTGGTTGGTTTTTTACCGCTTTAAGTGCTTTTGTTGCCGCTGCAATAATGGCTTTAATTATATATTATGGCAGAGGCTATGCTCTTGTAGCTTTAATTACTTTTGCGTTAATAGTTTTAGTTAGAAATTATTTAAACCACAGAAAAAAAACAAAAGAATTAAAAGCTGAAGATAGTTTACAAAAAGCCGAAAGCAGTTCTACACAAGGTGTTATTTTAGAAAGTGCAAACAATATTGCAAACGTTGTTAAACGTAGTAATAGAATTTACACCAATGCGGTTAATGGTCTTGCTACACATAATCTTAAAGTACTTAAGAAAAATAAAACACAAGTAGGGAAACTAACTGAAGAAATTGAAGATTTAAAAGATAACATATTCTATTTCATTAAAAATTTAGATGAACCAAGTGTTAAAGCAAGTAACTTTTATTTAAGTATTTTAAGATACTTACAAGACATGGCTCAATCTTTAACTTACATCTCAAACACAAGCTACAAACATGTCAACAATAATCATAAAAAATTAAAATTCAGTCAAATAAAAGAGCTTAAAGAAATTGATGATGCTTTTGAAATATTATTTAATGATACTAGAAGCGCCTTTAAATCTGGCTCTTTTGATGAAATAGGTTCTGTACTAAAAAGAAAACATACCCTTTTTAATCTTTTAACAGACAAAATTCAAAAACAAGTAGAACGTACACGCAAAGAAGAATCTAGCCCTAAAAATACTACATTATATTTTGGTATTTTATTAGAAACTAAAGACTTATTAACTGCAACCATGAGTCTTTTAGAAGAATACTACAACTCTCATGATGCAACAGTAACACCAGCATCTGTTGAAAACGAGCATAGTTAA
- a CDS encoding DUF3109 family protein, with protein sequence MFQLGKTIVSEDILKKDFVCNLSACKGACCIDGDAGAPLDKDETQILEDIYPKVKPFLRKEGIDAIERQGTYITTEDGELETPLINNADCAYVIFDENDVALCGIEEAYNQGEISWKKPVSCHLYPIRVADYSEFSAVNYHKWQICDDACELGEELGVPIYKFVKEALIRKFGEDWYEALEKVAKSF encoded by the coding sequence ATGTTTCAGTTAGGAAAAACAATCGTTTCAGAAGATATTTTAAAAAAAGATTTTGTGTGTAATTTATCGGCATGCAAAGGAGCTTGTTGTATAGATGGTGATGCCGGAGCACCGCTTGATAAAGATGAAACACAAATTCTAGAAGATATTTATCCCAAGGTAAAACCTTTTTTAAGAAAAGAAGGAATAGATGCAATTGAGCGTCAAGGTACTTATATTACTACAGAAGATGGCGAATTAGAAACGCCACTAATAAATAATGCAGATTGTGCTTACGTTATTTTTGATGAAAATGATGTGGCACTTTGCGGTATTGAAGAAGCCTATAACCAAGGTGAGATTTCTTGGAAAAAACCAGTTTCTTGTCATTTATATCCCATAAGAGTAGCCGATTATTCTGAATTTTCAGCAGTAAATTATCATAAATGGCAAATTTGTGATGATGCTTGTGAACTGGGTGAAGAATTAGGTGTGCCTATTTATAAATTTGTTAAAGAAGCGCTCATAAGAAAATTTGGAGAAGATTGGTATGAAGCGTTAGAAAAAGTTGCTAAATCTTTTTAA
- a CDS encoding ribonucleoside-diphosphate reductase subunit alpha: MKIKTNLQDNTTEQQSNYEKLIDARKEQIKNLKNSEETEGFEWLTENSRKFLASGYLTEGATPEGRIREIAERAEQILKIDGYADKFYHYMSEGFFSLASPVWSNFGKKRGLPISCFGSNISDDMGNILYTQSEVGMMSKLGGGTSGYFGNLRHRGAPVKNNGSSSGAVHIMQLFEKMVDVVSQGSVRRGRFSPYLPVEHPDINEFLEIGTEGNSIQELTHGVSVTDKWMQEMIDGDVEKRSIWAKVIQRRGEIGYPYIFFKDHANNQAPEVYKENNHKIVASNLCTEIMLPSNEKWSFVCVLSSVNLLHYDKWKDTDAVETMVYFLDAVITEFVEKLEVYRDSDDLDDRQTFMFMERAYNFAKANRALGLGALGWHSLLQSKMLPFESAEAFNLNSEIFKLIKEKSYKASKELAELYGEPEVMKGYGRRNATLNAIAPTTSSAFILGQVSQGIEPIWSNIYVKDIAKIKTTIKNPYLENLLEEKGQNTTEVWRSIRDHDGSVQHLEFLTEHERDVFKTYSEIDQLNIVYQAANRQNHIDQGQSVNIIVHPDMPVKDINKIYVTAWKLGLKSLYYQHSMNAAQKFKQKKECTSCEG; encoded by the coding sequence ATGAAAATTAAAACAAACCTACAAGACAACACAACAGAGCAACAATCTAACTACGAAAAATTAATTGATGCTAGAAAAGAACAAATTAAAAATTTAAAAAATTCTGAAGAAACTGAAGGATTTGAATGGTTAACCGAAAATAGCCGAAAATTTTTAGCATCAGGATACTTAACCGAAGGCGCCACTCCAGAAGGGAGAATTCGTGAAATAGCAGAAAGAGCAGAACAAATTTTAAAAATTGATGGGTATGCAGACAAGTTTTACCATTACATGTCTGAAGGCTTTTTCTCTTTAGCTTCTCCAGTATGGAGTAATTTTGGAAAAAAGAGAGGCTTACCAATTAGTTGTTTTGGCTCTAACATTTCTGATGATATGGGTAATATTCTTTATACCCAATCAGAAGTTGGTATGATGTCTAAGTTAGGAGGAGGAACATCGGGGTATTTTGGAAATTTAAGACACCGCGGTGCACCAGTAAAAAATAACGGGTCATCATCAGGTGCTGTACATATCATGCAGCTTTTTGAAAAAATGGTAGATGTTGTTAGTCAAGGGTCTGTAAGAAGAGGTAGGTTTTCACCATATTTACCAGTAGAACATCCAGATATTAATGAGTTTTTAGAAATAGGTACCGAAGGTAATTCTATTCAAGAGCTAACACACGGTGTTTCTGTTACCGATAAGTGGATGCAAGAAATGATAGATGGCGATGTTGAAAAACGTTCTATTTGGGCTAAAGTTATTCAACGTAGAGGTGAAATAGGATATCCTTATATTTTCTTTAAAGATCATGCCAATAACCAAGCTCCAGAAGTATATAAAGAAAATAACCATAAAATTGTGGCTAGTAATTTGTGTACAGAAATTATGCTGCCATCAAACGAAAAATGGTCGTTTGTTTGTGTATTATCGTCTGTAAATTTATTACACTATGATAAATGGAAAGACACAGACGCTGTTGAAACTATGGTTTACTTTTTAGATGCCGTAATTACAGAATTTGTTGAAAAACTTGAGGTTTATAGAGACTCTGATGATTTAGATGACAGACAAACATTTATGTTTATGGAGCGTGCCTATAATTTTGCAAAAGCAAATAGAGCCTTAGGTTTAGGAGCATTAGGATGGCACTCTTTACTGCAATCTAAAATGTTACCATTTGAGAGTGCCGAAGCTTTTAATTTAAATAGCGAAATTTTTAAATTAATAAAAGAAAAATCATATAAAGCATCTAAAGAATTAGCTGAATTGTACGGAGAGCCAGAAGTAATGAAAGGTTATGGCAGACGCAATGCTACTTTAAACGCCATTGCGCCAACAACATCATCGGCATTTATTTTAGGGCAAGTGTCTCAAGGTATTGAACCTATTTGGTCTAATATTTACGTAAAAGATATAGCTAAGATTAAAACCACAATTAAGAATCCGTATTTAGAGAATTTGCTTGAAGAAAAAGGGCAAAATACAACCGAAGTTTGGAGAAGTATTAGAGATCATGACGGTTCTGTGCAACATTTAGAGTTTTTAACAGAACACGAGCGCGATGTGTTTAAAACCTACTCTGAAATTGATCAATTGAATATTGTTTATCAAGCTGCAAACAGACAAAATCATATAGATCAAGGACAATCTGTAAACATTATTGTGCACCCAGATATGCCTGTTAAAGACATAAATAAAATTTATGTTACAGCATGGAAATTAGGATTAAAGTCTTTATACTATCAACACAGTATGAATGCGGCTCAAAAATTTAAGCAGAAAAAAGAATGTACTAGCTGCGAAGGCTAA
- a CDS encoding OmpA family protein: protein MKKFAILLLAALTFSCVSKKKYLALEHENGQIKSELTKTRVEKEDLETKFAKIQARVNEYNTKITSLKEDVGTLTEENNAKFETLKNGAVISNNAKAKMRATLKNVDAEKLNKAKTLKDSMNLAVAYNLERAINNNNINEDEDIAVNIDETVVMISISDKMLFNSGSYVVSSKADKILTKLAEVINSEPSLDVMVEGHTDSRGINTDKIKDNWDLSVLRATSVVRRLQHKFNVAPEQLIAAGRSSYQPIADNSTWQNRAKNRRTRIVILPNIDKFFALMAENENTLAENILD from the coding sequence ATGAAAAAATTTGCAATTTTATTATTAGCAGCTTTAACCTTTTCTTGTGTTTCTAAAAAAAAATATTTGGCTTTAGAGCATGAAAATGGCCAAATAAAAAGTGAATTAACTAAAACACGCGTTGAAAAAGAAGATTTAGAAACTAAATTTGCTAAAATTCAAGCTAGAGTTAATGAGTACAATACCAAAATAACTTCTTTAAAAGAAGATGTTGGCACACTTACCGAAGAAAACAATGCTAAGTTTGAAACTTTAAAAAACGGTGCTGTAATTTCTAACAACGCTAAAGCTAAAATGCGTGCTACACTAAAAAACGTTGATGCAGAGAAACTAAATAAAGCTAAAACGCTTAAAGATTCTATGAATTTAGCCGTTGCATACAACCTAGAACGCGCTATTAATAATAACAATATTAATGAAGACGAAGATATAGCGGTAAATATTGATGAAACGGTGGTTATGATTTCTATTTCAGATAAAATGTTATTTAACAGCGGAAGCTACGTAGTTAGCTCTAAAGCCGATAAAATTTTAACCAAATTAGCAGAAGTTATTAATTCTGAACCTAGCTTAGATGTTATGGTTGAAGGTCATACAGATTCTAGAGGTATAAATACAGATAAAATTAAAGATAACTGGGATTTAAGTGTACTTAGAGCCACTTCAGTAGTTAGAAGACTGCAACATAAATTTAATGTAGCCCCAGAGCAATTAATAGCTGCAGGAAGAAGCAGTTACCAACCAATTGCCGATAATAGCACATGGCAAAATAGAGCTAAAAATAGAAGAACACGTATTGTAATTCTTCCTAATATTGACAAGTTTTTTGCTTTAATGGCTGAAAATGAAAACACCTTAGCTGAGAATATTTTAGATTAA
- a CDS encoding MarC family protein — MELILKEIFTAFMVLFAVIDIIGNIPIIIDLRKKAGHIQSEKASLIAGGIMILFLFLGKSILNLIGIDVHSFAIAGAFILFFIALEMILGITLYKEEENNVMTASIFPLAFPLIAGPGSLTTLLSLRAEFRVENIIIAIILNVILIFIVLKTSKSIERFLGQNGISIIRKIFGVVLLAIAVKLFAENIKILFN; from the coding sequence ATGGAACTAATATTAAAAGAAATATTTACAGCATTTATGGTATTATTTGCTGTTATAGATATTATTGGTAACATTCCTATTATTATAGATTTACGCAAAAAAGCAGGACACATTCAGAGTGAAAAAGCTTCTTTAATAGCTGGAGGTATCATGATTCTATTCTTATTTTTAGGTAAAAGTATTTTAAACCTCATTGGTATAGATGTACACTCTTTTGCAATTGCTGGTGCCTTTATACTATTTTTTATTGCTTTAGAAATGATTCTTGGCATAACGCTTTATAAAGAAGAAGAAAACAATGTTATGACAGCCTCTATTTTTCCGTTAGCATTTCCGCTAATTGCGGGACCAGGGAGTTTAACCACGTTGCTTTCTTTAAGAGCTGAATTTAGAGTTGAAAATATTATTATAGCCATAATTTTAAATGTGATTCTTATCTTTATAGTTTTAAAGACATCAAAATCAATTGAGCGTTTTTTAGGGCAAAATGGTATTAGTATAATTAGAAAGATTTTTGGTGTTGTACTATTAGCTATTGCCGTAAAGCTTTTTGCTGAAAACATTAAAATTTTATTCAACTAA
- a CDS encoding ribonucleotide-diphosphate reductase subunit beta: MEITHIIKRDYETTPFVLDKITNAIEKAMLSVNHGTRQDAKEISDRVFESLLARKAVDARYIPTVEQVQDIVEDKLMDSAFHDAAKAYILYRDEQARKRQSNIFEKRINLKPYEYPDLYEYVNAIRHSYWIHTEFNFTSDIQDFKAQLTPLEKSAIKNTMLAISQIEVAVKTFWGDIYQKMPKPEIGSVGATFAESEVRHHDAYSHLLEILGLNAEFKALKKKPVIMRRVHYLETALKNSKSENIQEYAESILLFSLFIEHVSLFSQFLIIMAFNKHKNMLKGISNVVEATSKEEQIHGDFGIDVIKIIKKENPNWFGDNYNEKIQTVCKEAFKAESDIIDWIFEEGELDFLPKNVINEFIKNRFNNSLESIGIDKIFDINEELLAQTEWFDDEIIGTKHGDFFVKRSINYSKRTKSITSDDLF, encoded by the coding sequence ATGGAAATAACACATATCATTAAACGGGACTACGAAACAACCCCTTTCGTCTTAGACAAAATCACAAACGCCATTGAAAAGGCTATGCTTTCTGTGAACCATGGAACAAGACAAGATGCTAAAGAAATCTCAGACAGAGTATTTGAATCGCTTTTAGCAAGAAAAGCTGTTGATGCAAGGTATATTCCTACCGTAGAACAAGTACAAGATATTGTAGAAGATAAGCTAATGGATAGTGCCTTTCATGATGCTGCAAAAGCATACATTCTTTACAGAGATGAGCAAGCACGAAAAAGACAGTCTAATATTTTTGAAAAACGTATTAATTTAAAACCTTATGAATATCCAGATTTGTATGAATATGTAAATGCTATTAGGCATTCATACTGGATTCATACAGAATTTAACTTTACAAGCGATATTCAAGATTTTAAAGCGCAATTAACACCTTTAGAAAAATCGGCTATTAAAAACACCATGTTGGCTATTTCTCAAATAGAAGTAGCAGTAAAAACATTTTGGGGAGACATTTATCAAAAAATGCCTAAACCAGAAATAGGGTCGGTTGGAGCTACATTTGCTGAAAGCGAAGTACGCCATCATGATGCTTACTCTCATTTATTAGAGATTTTAGGTTTAAATGCAGAGTTTAAAGCCTTAAAAAAGAAGCCAGTAATTATGCGTCGTGTTCACTATTTAGAAACGGCTCTTAAAAATTCTAAAAGTGAAAATATACAAGAATACGCAGAGTCTATTTTGTTGTTTTCTTTGTTTATAGAGCACGTATCATTATTCTCTCAGTTCTTAATAATAATGGCTTTTAATAAGCATAAAAATATGCTAAAAGGTATATCAAATGTTGTAGAAGCTACCTCTAAAGAAGAACAAATTCATGGCGATTTTGGTATAGACGTTATTAAAATAATTAAAAAGGAAAATCCAAATTGGTTTGGAGATAACTATAACGAGAAAATTCAAACTGTTTGTAAAGAAGCCTTTAAAGCCGAAAGCGATATTATTGACTGGATATTTGAAGAAGGCGAATTAGATTTCTTACCCAAAAACGTGATAAATGAATTTATTAAAAACAGATTTAATAACTCATTAGAAAGCATAGGCATTGATAAAATTTTTGATATCAATGAAGAATTATTAGCACAAACCGAGTGGTTTGATGATGAAATTATAGGCACCAAACACGGTGATTTCTTTGTAAAACGATCCATTAACTATAGCAAAAGAACAAAAAGTATAACTAGTGACGACCTTTTTTAA
- a CDS encoding TonB-dependent receptor, whose protein sequence is MKNYLIVLILFAIGLFDVANAQSGVLTGNIIDGDYNNEPLAFANVLVKGTTTGTTSDFEGKYQLDLEAGTYTILFSFVGYETKEIADVVIKAGQETFLDVTLASNSLETVVITQSIKRNTESSALALQKKSVTLLDALSAQSIKKTGAGDAASAVRSVPGVSVQGGKYVYVRGLGDRYSKSILNGVDIPGLDPDRNTVQMDVFPTNIIDNIVVVKSAAAEHPADFTGGIVDIITKDFPTKAEYSISVGAAYNPDMHFNDNALEYEGSDTDIFGFDDGTRSLPINRYQPIPGTFEDKILLTSLTSRFEKQLKATNFTNGANFDFGFTLGNQYALENSDKIGYQVAVSYKNDVTFYENRIDGRYTRRVTSGSNDIYELDASRTSSGSESINSVLLSALGGITYKTNRSKFKINLLHIQNGESTSNFLSQQVNTSGGVGSFEPIVKDGLLYTQRSITNLLVAGSHAFGADSEWNFDWKLSPTFTGVYDKDHRITPLQISDDGDYFISPSSSSYPLQLWRSLTEENWSGKADFSKKATIFNRPAKLKFGGAHTYKFRDFSVDQYSFTSTNVIIPNGDTNLLLQPENIWTPDTDEGTYLTIENAFEPSNAYEGEQQVSATYFSAEFNLSEKLKTVLGIRAENYVQYYTGEENDGTAYVREKIIDNFDVFPSANLIYALSDESNLRASYSRTTARPSFKEASSAQIYDPVTNDTFLGNAFGKFDSNGAIIYDPISPTYINNFDLRYEIFREEGQMIALSGFYKSFKDPIEIVFMPNTSSAAPQYTVANLGDSKVYGAEFEFRQNFGFLSESLSNLKFTANASYTQSELEMSDFEYQLRTADGVIKTGETVDRTRDLQGMAPYLINGGLDYNFGDSGIRTGVFYNVQGKTLVIVGNGYFPDVYTKPFHSLNFTSNFTFGKNKNSSIDFKVKNILGDERESAFESFKAQDQIFSLRQPGTEFSLGYSLKF, encoded by the coding sequence ATGAAAAATTATTTAATAGTTCTTATTCTATTTGCAATAGGATTATTTGATGTTGCCAACGCACAATCCGGAGTTTTAACCGGAAACATTATTGATGGCGACTACAATAATGAACCGCTTGCATTTGCTAACGTACTAGTTAAAGGAACTACAACAGGTACCACTTCAGATTTTGAAGGGAAATATCAACTAGATTTAGAAGCCGGTACTTATACAATTCTTTTTTCTTTTGTTGGTTATGAAACTAAAGAAATTGCCGATGTAGTTATAAAAGCTGGACAAGAAACTTTCTTAGATGTAACACTAGCATCAAATTCTTTAGAAACAGTAGTCATTACTCAATCTATCAAAAGAAATACCGAAAGTTCTGCATTAGCGCTTCAGAAAAAATCAGTTACACTATTAGATGCTTTATCTGCACAAAGCATTAAAAAAACTGGTGCAGGTGATGCTGCCAGTGCAGTAAGAAGCGTTCCTGGAGTTTCTGTTCAAGGCGGAAAATATGTATACGTTAGAGGTCTGGGAGACAGATATTCTAAATCTATTTTAAATGGTGTTGATATTCCTGGTTTAGACCCAGATAGAAACACAGTTCAAATGGACGTGTTTCCTACAAACATTATTGATAATATTGTAGTAGTTAAATCTGCTGCTGCAGAACACCCTGCCGATTTTACTGGAGGTATTGTAGATATTATTACAAAAGATTTCCCTACAAAAGCAGAATATTCTATATCAGTAGGAGCTGCTTACAACCCAGACATGCATTTTAATGATAATGCTTTAGAGTATGAAGGAAGCGATACCGATATTTTTGGTTTTGATGATGGCACCAGAAGTTTGCCTATTAATCGTTACCAACCAATTCCTGGTACTTTTGAAGATAAAATCTTATTAACATCTTTAACAAGTCGGTTTGAAAAACAACTAAAAGCTACTAACTTTACTAACGGTGCTAATTTTGATTTTGGTTTTACTTTAGGTAACCAATATGCACTTGAAAACAGTGATAAAATTGGTTATCAAGTAGCCGTGTCTTACAAGAACGATGTAACTTTCTATGAAAACAGAATTGATGGTCGTTATACAAGACGTGTTACTTCTGGTTCTAACGATATTTATGAGTTAGATGCTAGTAGAACAAGTTCAGGGTCAGAAAGCATAAATTCTGTATTGCTAAGTGCTTTAGGAGGAATTACTTATAAAACAAACCGTTCTAAGTTTAAAATAAACTTATTACACATACAAAACGGCGAATCTACCTCTAACTTTTTATCTCAACAAGTAAATACCAGTGGTGGGGTTGGTTCTTTTGAGCCTATTGTAAAAGATGGTTTGTTATACACCCAACGCTCTATTACTAATTTATTAGTTGCTGGTTCTCATGCTTTTGGTGCAGACAGCGAGTGGAATTTTGATTGGAAATTATCTCCAACATTTACTGGAGTTTATGATAAAGATCACAGAATTACACCTTTACAAATTAGTGATGATGGCGATTATTTTATCTCTCCAAGTTCTTCTAGTTATCCATTACAATTATGGAGAAGCTTAACTGAAGAAAACTGGTCTGGAAAAGCCGATTTTAGTAAAAAAGCTACTATCTTTAACAGACCTGCTAAATTAAAATTTGGTGGAGCTCATACTTATAAATTTAGAGATTTTAGTGTAGATCAGTACTCTTTCACATCAACCAATGTTATTATTCCAAATGGTGATACTAACTTATTGTTACAGCCAGAAAACATTTGGACTCCAGATACTGATGAAGGTACTTACTTAACTATAGAAAATGCCTTTGAACCATCTAATGCTTATGAAGGTGAACAACAAGTGAGTGCTACATATTTTTCTGCTGAATTTAACTTATCTGAAAAATTAAAAACAGTATTAGGTATTCGTGCAGAAAATTATGTTCAATACTATACAGGTGAAGAAAACGATGGTACAGCATACGTAAGAGAAAAAATTATTGACAATTTTGATGTATTTCCATCGGCTAATTTAATTTATGCACTATCTGATGAATCTAATTTAAGAGCATCTTATTCTAGAACCACAGCAAGACCTTCTTTTAAAGAAGCTTCTAGTGCTCAAATTTATGATCCTGTAACTAACGATACATTTTTAGGAAATGCATTTGGTAAGTTTGACTCTAATGGTGCTATTATTTATGACCCTATTAGTCCAACTTATATTAACAACTTCGATTTAAGATATGAAATCTTTAGAGAAGAAGGCCAAATGATTGCGCTTAGTGGTTTTTATAAATCGTTTAAAGACCCTATAGAAATTGTATTTATGCCAAATACAAGTTCGGCTGCTCCACAATATACAGTAGCTAACTTAGGAGATTCAAAAGTTTATGGGGCAGAGTTTGAGTTTCGTCAAAACTTCGGGTTTTTAAGTGAGTCTTTATCAAATTTAAAGTTTACTGCTAACGCATCTTATACACAATCTGAATTAGAAATGTCTGATTTTGAATACCAATTACGTACAGCAGATGGCGTTATAAAAACCGGTGAAACTGTAGATAGAACACGTGATTTACAAGGTATGGCTCCTTACTTAATAAATGGAGGATTAGATTATAATTTTGGAGATTCTGGTATAAGAACTGGTGTATTTTACAACGTACAAGGTAAAACCTTAGTAATAGTTGGTAATGGTTATTTTCCTGATGTTTACACCAAACCTTTCCATAGTTTAAACTTTACATCTAATTTTACTTTTGGTAAGAATAAAAATTCTTCAATTGATTTTAAAGTAAAGAATATTTTAGGTGATGAAAGAGAAAGTGCTTTTGAATCTTTTAAAGCACAAGATCAAATATTTTCTTTAAGACAACCAGGAACAGAGTTTTCACTTGGTTATTCACTCAAGTTTTAA
- a CDS encoding toxin-antitoxin system YwqK family antitoxin, whose translation MKKYILILAVLFIGTSVFAQESNAKVKRVQKKELTEATYFYADGSIQQKGTFNKAGKLHGTWTSYDKAGNKLAVGNYENGKKVGKWLFYANGVVNEVNYVDSKITNVATTSKAEAL comes from the coding sequence ATGAAAAAATATATCTTAATATTAGCAGTTTTATTTATAGGAACATCAGTTTTTGCACAAGAAAGTAATGCAAAAGTAAAACGTGTTCAAAAGAAAGAATTAACTGAAGCTACATATTTCTATGCAGATGGCAGTATACAACAAAAAGGCACTTTTAATAAAGCCGGAAAACTTCACGGTACCTGGACAAGTTATGATAAAGCAGGTAACAAATTAGCTGTTGGAAATTATGAAAATGGCAAAAAAGTTGGGAAATGGCTTTTTTATGCTAACGGTGTAGTGAACGAAGTGAATTATGTAGATTCTAAAATTACAAATGTTGCAACAACTAGTAAGGCAGAAGCTCTTTAA